One part of the Raphanus sativus cultivar WK10039 chromosome 7, ASM80110v3, whole genome shotgun sequence genome encodes these proteins:
- the LOC130497552 gene encoding uncharacterized protein LOC130497552 isoform X2, with protein sequence MPPRRATRAQIARDAREAQDAHVQPAVPQPVAPQIDQDAVRQMIQESVQQIAQEAARQAAQEAARVAAQEVARQMAAAQQVPQGPQIHVQQGPQIHMQQVPPVQVQHDHQVPAQQAPAPQYPQVPIQPVPGVFQVPPPPPAFPVHVPEVDETFIRVLSQMKYVNLEHFSGTTDPTLAHDWRHSLDKCLNTISCPPRHKLRIAELYLRGDAAVWWDGVRVMHHGEMTYEDFMYAFNKKYFPREALDEKKNDFESLRQGGKSVREYEHEFRQLHRFAGNGMDEEDLIRRFLKGMRVELHGRCSMVTYTSLEDLVEKAVVQEKCIAAEQKFNKAAQHKSEGASESQKRTWDQPSIQCHNCGLFGHVSRNCRKPPVTQFIAPGAPVAAAAARNCYGCNQPGHIFRDCPRRGNAALPPPPKRLAIVPRVFTVGDHQGAEPIAGETDEQE encoded by the exons ATGCCGCCGAGGAGAGCTACCCGTGCTCAGATCGCTAGAGATGCTAGAGAGGCTCAGGATGCGCATGTTCAGCCCGCAGTTCCGCAGCCCGTTGCTCCGCAGATTGATCAGGATGCCGTGAGACAGATGATTCAGGAGTCAGTTCAGCAGATTGCCCAAGAGGCAGCCAGACAAGCCGCTCAGGAGGCTGCCCGGGTAGCTGCTCAGGAAGTTGCTCGACAGATGGCTGCAGCTCAGCAGGTTCCGCAGGGTCCTCAGATTCATGTGCAGCAGGGTCCGCAGATTCATATGCAGCAGGTTCCGCCAGTTCAGGTTCAGCATGATCATCAGGTTCCAGCTCAGCAGGCCCCAGCGCCACAGTATCCGCAGGTTCCTATTCAGCCAGTTCCAGGGGTCTTCCAGGTTCCACCACCGCCGCCTGCTTTTCCAGTGCATGTACCCGAGGTTGATGAGACATTTATCAGGGTGTTGTCACAGATGAAGTATGTGAACTTGGAGCATTTCAGTGGTACCACAGACCCTACACTTGCTCACGATTGGAGGCACAGTTTGGATAAGTGTTTGAACACTATCTCATGCCCACCAAGGCACAAGCTTAGGATTGCTGAGTTGTATTTGCGCGGAGATGCAGCAGTGTGGTGGGATGGAGTGCGAGTGATGCACCACGGCGAGATGACTTATGAGGATTTCATGTATGCATTCAACAAGAAGTATTTTCCAAGAGAAGCTTTGGATGAGAAGAAGAACGATTTTGAGAGTTTGAGGCAGGGTGGAAAGTCTGTCAGAGAATATGAGCATGAGTTTCGCCAGCTTCACCGATTTGCGGGTAATGGTATGGATGAGGAGGATCTTATCAGGAGGTTCTTAAAAGGGATGCGAGTAGAACTTCACGGTAGGTGCAGTATGGTCACCTATACCAGTTTGGAAGATCTGGTAGAAAAGGCCGTTGTGCAAGAGAAATGTATTGCAGCGGAGCAGAAGTTCAACAAGGCAGCTCAGCATAAGTCTGAAGGAGCTTCAGAGTCACAGAAGAGGACATGGGATCAGCCGAGTATCCAGTGCCATAATTGTGGATTGTTCGGGCATGTTTCTAGAAATTGTCGAAAGCCACCAGTTACCCAGTTTATAGCGCCAGGAGCACcagtagcagcagcagcagctagGAACTGTTATGGTTGTAACCAGCCAGGTCATATCTTCAGAGATTGCCCTAGGAGGGGCAATGCAGCGCTTCCACCACCACCGAAGCGCCTAGCCATCGTTCCACGTGTGTTCACGGTGGGAGATCACCAGGGAGCTGAGCCGATAGCGG gtgagaccgaTGAGCAGGAGTGA
- the LOC130497552 gene encoding uncharacterized protein LOC130497552 isoform X1 produces MPPRRATRAQIARDAREAQDAHVQPAVPQPVAPQIDQDAVRQMIQESVQQIAQEAARQAAQEAARVAAQEVARQMAAAQQVPQGPQIHVQQGPQIHMQQVPPVQVQHDHQVPAQQAPAPQYPQVPIQPVPGVFQVPPPPPAFPVHVPEVDETFIRVLSQMKYVNLEHFSGTTDPTLAHDWRHSLDKCLNTISCPPRHKLRIAELYLRGDAAVWWDGVRVMHHGEMTYEDFMYAFNKKYFPREALDEKKNDFESLRQGGKSVREYEHEFRQLHRFAGNGMDEEDLIRRFLKGMRVELHGRCSMVTYTSLEDLVEKAVVQEKCIAAEQKFNKAAQHKSEGASESQKRTWDQPSIQCHNCGLFGHVSRNCRKPPVTQFIAPGAPVAAAAARNCYGCNQPGHIFRDCPRRGNAALPPPPKRLAIVPRVFTVGDHQGAEPIAGMYLYHTCLC; encoded by the coding sequence ATGCCGCCGAGGAGAGCTACCCGTGCTCAGATCGCTAGAGATGCTAGAGAGGCTCAGGATGCGCATGTTCAGCCCGCAGTTCCGCAGCCCGTTGCTCCGCAGATTGATCAGGATGCCGTGAGACAGATGATTCAGGAGTCAGTTCAGCAGATTGCCCAAGAGGCAGCCAGACAAGCCGCTCAGGAGGCTGCCCGGGTAGCTGCTCAGGAAGTTGCTCGACAGATGGCTGCAGCTCAGCAGGTTCCGCAGGGTCCTCAGATTCATGTGCAGCAGGGTCCGCAGATTCATATGCAGCAGGTTCCGCCAGTTCAGGTTCAGCATGATCATCAGGTTCCAGCTCAGCAGGCCCCAGCGCCACAGTATCCGCAGGTTCCTATTCAGCCAGTTCCAGGGGTCTTCCAGGTTCCACCACCGCCGCCTGCTTTTCCAGTGCATGTACCCGAGGTTGATGAGACATTTATCAGGGTGTTGTCACAGATGAAGTATGTGAACTTGGAGCATTTCAGTGGTACCACAGACCCTACACTTGCTCACGATTGGAGGCACAGTTTGGATAAGTGTTTGAACACTATCTCATGCCCACCAAGGCACAAGCTTAGGATTGCTGAGTTGTATTTGCGCGGAGATGCAGCAGTGTGGTGGGATGGAGTGCGAGTGATGCACCACGGCGAGATGACTTATGAGGATTTCATGTATGCATTCAACAAGAAGTATTTTCCAAGAGAAGCTTTGGATGAGAAGAAGAACGATTTTGAGAGTTTGAGGCAGGGTGGAAAGTCTGTCAGAGAATATGAGCATGAGTTTCGCCAGCTTCACCGATTTGCGGGTAATGGTATGGATGAGGAGGATCTTATCAGGAGGTTCTTAAAAGGGATGCGAGTAGAACTTCACGGTAGGTGCAGTATGGTCACCTATACCAGTTTGGAAGATCTGGTAGAAAAGGCCGTTGTGCAAGAGAAATGTATTGCAGCGGAGCAGAAGTTCAACAAGGCAGCTCAGCATAAGTCTGAAGGAGCTTCAGAGTCACAGAAGAGGACATGGGATCAGCCGAGTATCCAGTGCCATAATTGTGGATTGTTCGGGCATGTTTCTAGAAATTGTCGAAAGCCACCAGTTACCCAGTTTATAGCGCCAGGAGCACcagtagcagcagcagcagctagGAACTGTTATGGTTGTAACCAGCCAGGTCATATCTTCAGAGATTGCCCTAGGAGGGGCAATGCAGCGCTTCCACCACCACCGAAGCGCCTAGCCATCGTTCCACGTGTGTTCACGGTGGGAGATCACCAGGGAGCTGAGCCGATAGCGGGTATGTATCTTTATCATACTTGTTTGTGTTAA